A single window of Pogoniulus pusillus isolate bPogPus1 chromosome 11, bPogPus1.pri, whole genome shotgun sequence DNA harbors:
- the CEP131 gene encoding centrosomal protein of 131 kDa isoform X6 yields MKSTRSSSSFQGASTGDMELSLRGLPAPVSRRPGSASPAKHMVRSVSVTADGKPKRNTLEDAGSRAMNNLRRSNSTTQVNQRVNSTCSSERTGDFLTFFESGSGGRKKPTSLSKTSPEKKTTWNVLDDQPRAFPGSSGSCSVEPPAGMRRKEAAVLLAANFTANNRSNKGAMGNCVTTMVHNNYSTTEKVPTPKSSNQVPSSLNNVVKATSNEDGEGSSFVKSQKNFSSNNIMTHNNNSSLPWRKEVTEEEAERFIQQVNLAAVTIQRWYRRHSQRHRAAAAALGRLLASKREERQQRMEEGNILDLHERKEEERRKIREEKARLARRAAIQELHQKRAQKALDAKRLAEEELALAKESRRVAKKKPAKAASARNGSPASSVTKANNAEANFHSVPAEPEEKGPADLVSLPSQDPGAEDKLQDVSSRETGGEDVETVVTAVSRAQSKVTLNELLDTLRLLEEEPEEPSSNSLTADNLEKFGKLNHSLVVPEDGALLSEAKLQSIISFLDEMEKSEQERPRSAASATQREGLLSEEDLAHLEQASAVATEVTSSIMRLKLEVEEKKRTVSLLQTALAQQRELTVRHIKQTEKELGHQLKLQREQYEAAIQRHLAFIDQLIDDKKVLSEKCEAVIAELKQVDQKYGKKITQMQEQHELVWRTLGPFCEEIKKLKEVMSATEKIRREKWMDEKTKKIKEITVKGLEPEIQKLIAKHKQDIRKLKMLHEAELLQSDERAAQRYGRQAEELRGLLERESEEQSQRHRQRCEQQLEQEEQALQQQRRRLYAEVAEEKERLSQQAARQRAEVEELRQQLEASSSAVTRALKEEYTKEKEEQERRHQAEVKALKERMEMEKQAWEANYMKKEQAWLLSRERELREELRKERDKEIELVIERLEADMSSAKEECERAAENRIKRIRDKYEVELQELERSERKLQERCNELKRRLAELEGEGVHLRGLLKHKEQEVEETQKARDQLAQERSSLAEVIRQEFTDKLLGTEEENKRLKVEMAEMRARQRLELDRVVQEKDQELEEVHRRVKRAVVRKEESVSSLRKQYEVAVQRAERLEALLEQQRKQLLATK; encoded by the exons atgaAGAGCAcccgcagcagctcctccttccaAGGTGCCAGTACCGGTGACATGGAGCTGAGCCTGAGGGGCCTCCCCGCGCCGGTCTCCCGGCGCCCCGGCAGCGCCTCTCCCGCCAAGCACATGGTGCGCTCCGTCTCGGTCACCGCCGATGGCAAGCCAAAGAGGAACACGCTG GAAGATGCAGGATCCCGGGCAATGAACAACCTCCGGAGGTCCAACAGCACCACCCAGGTTAACCAGAGAGTCAACAGCACATGCAG CTCAGAGCGGACAGGAGACTTCCTGACCTTCTTTGAAAGCGGTtctgggggaagaaagaaaccaaCAAGTCTGAGCAAAACCTCCccagaaaagaaaaccacatgGAATGTCTTG GATGATCAGCCACGAGCATTCCCGGGCTCCTCCGGCTCCTGCAGCGTTGAGCCACCAGCAGGGATGAGGAGGAAagaagctgctgtgcttctggcaGCCAACTTCACTGCCAACAACAG GAGCAATAAGGGGGCAATGGGCAACTGTGTCACTACCATGGTGCATAACAACTACTCCACCACTGAGAAGGTTCCTACACCCAAAAGCTCCAACCaggtgcccagctccctcaa CAATGTTGTCAAAGCAACCTCAAACGAGGATGgtgaaggcagcagctttgtgaAATCTCAGAAGAACTTCTCCAGCAACAACATCATGacccacaacaacaacagcagcctgccctggaggaAGGAGGTGACCGAGGAGGAGGCGGAGAG GTTCATCCAGCAGGTGAACTTGGCTGCTGTGACCATCCAGCGCTGGTACCGGCGCCACTCGCAGCggcacagggcagctgcagcagctctggggcgcTTGTTGGCTTCTAAAAGGGAG GAGAGGCAGCAACGGATGGAGGAAGGGAACATCCTGGATTTGCatgagaggaaggaggaggaacgCCGGAAGATCCGAGAGGAGAAGGCGCGCCTGGCCCGACGAGCTGCCATCCAG GAACTGCACCAGAAAAGAGCCCAAAAGGCTTTGGATGCAAAGCGCTTGGCAGAAGAAGAGCTTGCGCTGGCgaaggagagcagaagggtAGCAAAGAAGAAGCCTGCCAAAGCAGCTTCTGCAAGGAATGGCAGTCCAGCCAGCAGTGTCACCAAAGCCAACAATGCTG AGGCAAATTTCCACTCAGTACCTGCAGAGCCAGAAGAAAAAGGCCCTGCAGACCTTGTCTCCTTGCCCTCACAGGACCCTGGGGCAGAGGATAAGCTGCAG GATGTGAGCTCCAGAGAGACAGGTGGTGAGGATGTGGAGACAGTGGtgactgctgtcagcagggctcAGTCCAAGGTCACTCTCAACGAGCTGCTGGACACGCTCAGGCTGTTGGAGGAAGAGCCAGAG gagcccagctccAATTCCCTGACTGCAGATAATCTGGAGAAGTTTGGGAAGCTGAACCACTCCCTAGTGGTCCCTGAGGATGGGGCCCTGCTCTCCGAGGCCAAGCTTCAAAGCATTATCAGTTTCCTGGATGAGATGGAGAAGTCAGAACAGGAGAGGCCCAGGTCGGCTGCCTCAGCCACTCAGCGAGAG GGTCTGCTCTCCGAAGAGGATCTGGCTCACTTGGAGCAGGCGTCGGCTGTTGCCACAGAGGTCACCAGCTCCATCATGAGGCTGAAGCTGGAAGTGGAGGAGAAGAAGCGAACCgtcagcctgctgcagacagcGCTG GCTCAGCAGAGGGAACTGACTGTCCGGCACATCAAACAGACCGAGAAGGAGCTTGGCCACCAGCTCAAGCTGCAGAGGGAACAGTATGAGGCAGCTATCCAGAGGCATCTGGCCTTCATCGACCAG CTCATTGATGATAAGAAGGTGCTGAGTGAGAAGTGTGAGGCTGTGATAGCTGAGCTGAAACAAGTGGACCAGAAGTATGGCAAGAAGATCACGCAGATGCAGGAGCAGCATGAGCTG gTCTGGCGCACTTTGGGCCCCTTTTGTGAG GAGATTAAGAAACTGAAGGAAGTGATGAGTGCAACTGAGAAAATCAGGCGGGAGAAGTGGATGGATGAGAAAACCAAAAAGATCAAAGAAATCACTGTGAAAG ggctggagccagaaATCCAGAAGCTCATTGccaagcacaagcaggacatcaGGAAGCTGAAGATGCTCCACGAGGCCGAGCTGCTGCAGTCGGATGAGCGAGCAGCGCAGCGCTACGGCCGGCAGGCGGAGGAGCTGCGGGGGCTGCTGGAGCGGGAGAGCGAGGAGCAGAGCCAGCGGCACCGGCAGCG gtgtgagcagcagctggagcaggaggagcaggcgctgcagcagcagcggcgTCGGCTCTATGCCGAGGTGGccgaggagaaggagaggctcAGCCAGCAAGCAGCCAG gcagagagcagaggtaGAGGAGCTGCGGCAGCAGCTTGAGGCAAGCAGCTCGGCTGTCACCAGGGCACTGAAAGAGGAGTACaccaaggagaaggaggagcaggagaggcgGCATCAG GCAGAGGTGAAGGCACTGAAGGAGcggatggagatggagaagcAGGCCTGGGAGGCAAACTACATGAAGAAGGAG caagcctggctgctctcccggGAGCGGGAGCTGCgggaggagctgaggaaggagagagacaaAGAGATCGAGCTGGTGATCGAGCGCCTGGAGGCCGACATGTCCTCTGCCAAGGAGGAGTgtgagagggcagcagagaacaG GATTAAGAGGATCCGAGACAAGTACGAGGTGGAGCTCCAGGAGCTGGAGAGGTCTGAGAGGAAGCTGCAGGAACGCTGCAACGAGCTGAAACGGCgtctggcagagctggaaggggagGGCGTTCATCTGCGGGGCCTGCtgaagcacaaggagcaggaggtggaggagacGCAGAAG GCGAGGGACCAGCTGGCCCAGGAgcggagcagcctggcagaagtgaTCCGTCAGGAATTCACGGACaagctgctggggacagaggaggAGAACAAGCGGCTGAAGGTGGAGATGGCAGAGATGAGAGCCCGGCAGCGCCTGGAGCTGGACAGGgtagtgcaggagaaggatcaaGAGCTGGAGGAAGTTCACAGGAG GGTGAAGAGAGCAGTTGTGAGGAAAGAGGAGAGTGTGAGCAGCCTTCGGAAGCAGTATGAA gtggCCGTGCAGAGAGCTGAGCGCCTGGAAGCCCTCCTGGAGCAACAGcgaaagcagctgctggctaccaAATGA
- the CEP131 gene encoding centrosomal protein of 131 kDa isoform X5: MKSTRSSSSFQGASTGDMELSLRGLPAPVSRRPGSASPAKHMVRSVSVTADGKPKRNTLEDAGSRAMNNLRRSNSTTQVNQRVNSTCSSERTGDFLTFFESGSGGRKKPTSLSKTSPEKKTTWNVLDDQPRAFPGSSGSCSVEPPAGMRRKEAAVLLAANFTANNRSNKGAMGNCVTTMVHNNYSTTEKVPTPKSSNQVPSSLNNVVKATSNEDGEGSSFVKSQKNFSSNNIMTHNNNSSLPWRKEVTEEEAERFIQQVNLAAVTIQRWYRRHSQRHRAAAAALGRLLASKREERQQRMEEGNILDLHERKEEERRKIREEKARLARRAAIQELHQKRAQKALDAKRLAEEELALAKESRRVAKKKPAKAASARNGSPASSVTKANNAEANFHSVPAEPEEKGPADLVSLPSQDPGAEDKLQDVSSRETGGEDVETVVTAVSRAQSKVTLNELLDTLRLLEEEPEQEPSSNSLTADNLEKFGKLNHSLVVPEDGALLSEAKLQSIISFLDEMEKSEQERPRSAASATQREGLLSEEDLAHLEQASAVATEVTSSIMRLKLEVEEKKRTVSLLQTALAQQRELTVRHIKQTEKELGHQLKLQREQYEAAIQRHLAFIDQLIDDKKVLSEKCEAVIAELKQVDQKYGKKITQMQEQHELVWRTLGPFCEEIKKLKEVMSATEKIRREKWMDEKTKKIKEITVKGLEPEIQKLIAKHKQDIRKLKMLHEAELLQSDERAAQRYGRQAEELRGLLERESEEQSQRHRQRCEQQLEQEEQALQQQRRRLYAEVAEEKERLSQQAARQRAEVEELRQQLEASSSAVTRALKEEYTKEKEEQERRHQAEVKALKERMEMEKQAWEANYMKKEQAWLLSRERELREELRKERDKEIELVIERLEADMSSAKEECERAAENRIKRIRDKYEVELQELERSERKLQERCNELKRRLAELEGEGVHLRGLLKHKEQEVEETQKARDQLAQERSSLAEVIRQEFTDKLLGTEEENKRLKVEMAEMRARQRLELDRVVQEKDQELEEVHRRVKRAVVRKEESVSSLRKQYEVAVQRAERLEALLEQQRKQLLATK; the protein is encoded by the exons atgaAGAGCAcccgcagcagctcctccttccaAGGTGCCAGTACCGGTGACATGGAGCTGAGCCTGAGGGGCCTCCCCGCGCCGGTCTCCCGGCGCCCCGGCAGCGCCTCTCCCGCCAAGCACATGGTGCGCTCCGTCTCGGTCACCGCCGATGGCAAGCCAAAGAGGAACACGCTG GAAGATGCAGGATCCCGGGCAATGAACAACCTCCGGAGGTCCAACAGCACCACCCAGGTTAACCAGAGAGTCAACAGCACATGCAG CTCAGAGCGGACAGGAGACTTCCTGACCTTCTTTGAAAGCGGTtctgggggaagaaagaaaccaaCAAGTCTGAGCAAAACCTCCccagaaaagaaaaccacatgGAATGTCTTG GATGATCAGCCACGAGCATTCCCGGGCTCCTCCGGCTCCTGCAGCGTTGAGCCACCAGCAGGGATGAGGAGGAAagaagctgctgtgcttctggcaGCCAACTTCACTGCCAACAACAG GAGCAATAAGGGGGCAATGGGCAACTGTGTCACTACCATGGTGCATAACAACTACTCCACCACTGAGAAGGTTCCTACACCCAAAAGCTCCAACCaggtgcccagctccctcaa CAATGTTGTCAAAGCAACCTCAAACGAGGATGgtgaaggcagcagctttgtgaAATCTCAGAAGAACTTCTCCAGCAACAACATCATGacccacaacaacaacagcagcctgccctggaggaAGGAGGTGACCGAGGAGGAGGCGGAGAG GTTCATCCAGCAGGTGAACTTGGCTGCTGTGACCATCCAGCGCTGGTACCGGCGCCACTCGCAGCggcacagggcagctgcagcagctctggggcgcTTGTTGGCTTCTAAAAGGGAG GAGAGGCAGCAACGGATGGAGGAAGGGAACATCCTGGATTTGCatgagaggaaggaggaggaacgCCGGAAGATCCGAGAGGAGAAGGCGCGCCTGGCCCGACGAGCTGCCATCCAG GAACTGCACCAGAAAAGAGCCCAAAAGGCTTTGGATGCAAAGCGCTTGGCAGAAGAAGAGCTTGCGCTGGCgaaggagagcagaagggtAGCAAAGAAGAAGCCTGCCAAAGCAGCTTCTGCAAGGAATGGCAGTCCAGCCAGCAGTGTCACCAAAGCCAACAATGCTG AGGCAAATTTCCACTCAGTACCTGCAGAGCCAGAAGAAAAAGGCCCTGCAGACCTTGTCTCCTTGCCCTCACAGGACCCTGGGGCAGAGGATAAGCTGCAG GATGTGAGCTCCAGAGAGACAGGTGGTGAGGATGTGGAGACAGTGGtgactgctgtcagcagggctcAGTCCAAGGTCACTCTCAACGAGCTGCTGGACACGCTCAGGCTGTTGGAGGAAGAGCCAGAG caggagcccagctccAATTCCCTGACTGCAGATAATCTGGAGAAGTTTGGGAAGCTGAACCACTCCCTAGTGGTCCCTGAGGATGGGGCCCTGCTCTCCGAGGCCAAGCTTCAAAGCATTATCAGTTTCCTGGATGAGATGGAGAAGTCAGAACAGGAGAGGCCCAGGTCGGCTGCCTCAGCCACTCAGCGAGAG GGTCTGCTCTCCGAAGAGGATCTGGCTCACTTGGAGCAGGCGTCGGCTGTTGCCACAGAGGTCACCAGCTCCATCATGAGGCTGAAGCTGGAAGTGGAGGAGAAGAAGCGAACCgtcagcctgctgcagacagcGCTG GCTCAGCAGAGGGAACTGACTGTCCGGCACATCAAACAGACCGAGAAGGAGCTTGGCCACCAGCTCAAGCTGCAGAGGGAACAGTATGAGGCAGCTATCCAGAGGCATCTGGCCTTCATCGACCAG CTCATTGATGATAAGAAGGTGCTGAGTGAGAAGTGTGAGGCTGTGATAGCTGAGCTGAAACAAGTGGACCAGAAGTATGGCAAGAAGATCACGCAGATGCAGGAGCAGCATGAGCTG gTCTGGCGCACTTTGGGCCCCTTTTGTGAG GAGATTAAGAAACTGAAGGAAGTGATGAGTGCAACTGAGAAAATCAGGCGGGAGAAGTGGATGGATGAGAAAACCAAAAAGATCAAAGAAATCACTGTGAAAG ggctggagccagaaATCCAGAAGCTCATTGccaagcacaagcaggacatcaGGAAGCTGAAGATGCTCCACGAGGCCGAGCTGCTGCAGTCGGATGAGCGAGCAGCGCAGCGCTACGGCCGGCAGGCGGAGGAGCTGCGGGGGCTGCTGGAGCGGGAGAGCGAGGAGCAGAGCCAGCGGCACCGGCAGCG gtgtgagcagcagctggagcaggaggagcaggcgctgcagcagcagcggcgTCGGCTCTATGCCGAGGTGGccgaggagaaggagaggctcAGCCAGCAAGCAGCCAG gcagagagcagaggtaGAGGAGCTGCGGCAGCAGCTTGAGGCAAGCAGCTCGGCTGTCACCAGGGCACTGAAAGAGGAGTACaccaaggagaaggaggagcaggagaggcgGCATCAG GCAGAGGTGAAGGCACTGAAGGAGcggatggagatggagaagcAGGCCTGGGAGGCAAACTACATGAAGAAGGAG caagcctggctgctctcccggGAGCGGGAGCTGCgggaggagctgaggaaggagagagacaaAGAGATCGAGCTGGTGATCGAGCGCCTGGAGGCCGACATGTCCTCTGCCAAGGAGGAGTgtgagagggcagcagagaacaG GATTAAGAGGATCCGAGACAAGTACGAGGTGGAGCTCCAGGAGCTGGAGAGGTCTGAGAGGAAGCTGCAGGAACGCTGCAACGAGCTGAAACGGCgtctggcagagctggaaggggagGGCGTTCATCTGCGGGGCCTGCtgaagcacaaggagcaggaggtggaggagacGCAGAAG GCGAGGGACCAGCTGGCCCAGGAgcggagcagcctggcagaagtgaTCCGTCAGGAATTCACGGACaagctgctggggacagaggaggAGAACAAGCGGCTGAAGGTGGAGATGGCAGAGATGAGAGCCCGGCAGCGCCTGGAGCTGGACAGGgtagtgcaggagaaggatcaaGAGCTGGAGGAAGTTCACAGGAG GGTGAAGAGAGCAGTTGTGAGGAAAGAGGAGAGTGTGAGCAGCCTTCGGAAGCAGTATGAA gtggCCGTGCAGAGAGCTGAGCGCCTGGAAGCCCTCCTGGAGCAACAGcgaaagcagctgctggctaccaAATGA
- the CEP131 gene encoding centrosomal protein of 131 kDa isoform X1: MKSTRSSSSFQGASTGDMELSLRGLPAPVSRRPGSASPAKHMVRSVSVTADGKPKRNTLEDAGSRAMNNLRRSNSTTQVNQRVNSTCSSERTGDFLTFFESGSGGRKKPTSLSKTSPEKKTTWNVLDDQPRAFPGSSGSCSVEPPAGMRRKEAAVLLAANFTANNRSNKGAMGNCVTTMVHNNYSTTEKVPTPKSSNQVPSSLNNVVKATSNEDGEGSSFVKSQKNFSSNNIMTHNNNSSLPWRKEVTEEEAERFIQQVNLAAVTIQRWYRRHSQRHRAAAAALGRLLASKREERQQRMEEGNILDLHERKEEERRKIREEKARLARRAAIQELHQKRAQKALDAKRLAEEELALAKESRRVAKKKPAKAASARNGSPASSVTKANNAEANFHSVPAEPEEKGPADLVSLPSQDPGAEDKLQDVSSRETGGEDVETVVTAVSRAQSKVTLNELLDTLRLLEEEPEVLPPPKLLKKERYAWIDGQEPSSNSLTADNLEKFGKLNHSLVVPEDGALLSEAKLQSIISFLDEMEKSEQERPRSAASATQREGLLSEEDLAHLEQASAVATEVTSSIMRLKLEVEEKKRTVSLLQTALAQQRELTVRHIKQTEKELGHQLKLQREQYEAAIQRHLAFIDQLIDDKKVLSEKCEAVIAELKQVDQKYGKKITQMQEQHELVWRTLGPFCEEIKKLKEVMSATEKIRREKWMDEKTKKIKEITVKGLEPEIQKLIAKHKQDIRKLKMLHEAELLQSDERAAQRYGRQAEELRGLLERESEEQSQRHRQRCEQQLEQEEQALQQQRRRLYAEVAEEKERLSQQAARQRAEVEELRQQLEASSSAVTRALKEEYTKEKEEQERRHQAEVKALKERMEMEKQAWEANYMKKEQAWLLSRERELREELRKERDKEIELVIERLEADMSSAKEECERAAENRIKRIRDKYEVELQELERSERKLQERCNELKRRLAELEGEGVHLRGLLKHKEQEVEETQKARDQLAQERSSLAEVIRQEFTDKLLGTEEENKRLKVEMAEMRARQRLELDRVVQEKDQELEEVHRRVKRAVVRKEESVSSLRKQYEVAVQRAERLEALLEQQRKQLLATK; this comes from the exons atgaAGAGCAcccgcagcagctcctccttccaAGGTGCCAGTACCGGTGACATGGAGCTGAGCCTGAGGGGCCTCCCCGCGCCGGTCTCCCGGCGCCCCGGCAGCGCCTCTCCCGCCAAGCACATGGTGCGCTCCGTCTCGGTCACCGCCGATGGCAAGCCAAAGAGGAACACGCTG GAAGATGCAGGATCCCGGGCAATGAACAACCTCCGGAGGTCCAACAGCACCACCCAGGTTAACCAGAGAGTCAACAGCACATGCAG CTCAGAGCGGACAGGAGACTTCCTGACCTTCTTTGAAAGCGGTtctgggggaagaaagaaaccaaCAAGTCTGAGCAAAACCTCCccagaaaagaaaaccacatgGAATGTCTTG GATGATCAGCCACGAGCATTCCCGGGCTCCTCCGGCTCCTGCAGCGTTGAGCCACCAGCAGGGATGAGGAGGAAagaagctgctgtgcttctggcaGCCAACTTCACTGCCAACAACAG GAGCAATAAGGGGGCAATGGGCAACTGTGTCACTACCATGGTGCATAACAACTACTCCACCACTGAGAAGGTTCCTACACCCAAAAGCTCCAACCaggtgcccagctccctcaa CAATGTTGTCAAAGCAACCTCAAACGAGGATGgtgaaggcagcagctttgtgaAATCTCAGAAGAACTTCTCCAGCAACAACATCATGacccacaacaacaacagcagcctgccctggaggaAGGAGGTGACCGAGGAGGAGGCGGAGAG GTTCATCCAGCAGGTGAACTTGGCTGCTGTGACCATCCAGCGCTGGTACCGGCGCCACTCGCAGCggcacagggcagctgcagcagctctggggcgcTTGTTGGCTTCTAAAAGGGAG GAGAGGCAGCAACGGATGGAGGAAGGGAACATCCTGGATTTGCatgagaggaaggaggaggaacgCCGGAAGATCCGAGAGGAGAAGGCGCGCCTGGCCCGACGAGCTGCCATCCAG GAACTGCACCAGAAAAGAGCCCAAAAGGCTTTGGATGCAAAGCGCTTGGCAGAAGAAGAGCTTGCGCTGGCgaaggagagcagaagggtAGCAAAGAAGAAGCCTGCCAAAGCAGCTTCTGCAAGGAATGGCAGTCCAGCCAGCAGTGTCACCAAAGCCAACAATGCTG AGGCAAATTTCCACTCAGTACCTGCAGAGCCAGAAGAAAAAGGCCCTGCAGACCTTGTCTCCTTGCCCTCACAGGACCCTGGGGCAGAGGATAAGCTGCAG GATGTGAGCTCCAGAGAGACAGGTGGTGAGGATGTGGAGACAGTGGtgactgctgtcagcagggctcAGTCCAAGGTCACTCTCAACGAGCTGCTGGACACGCTCAGGCTGTTGGAGGAAGAGCCAGAGGTGCTGCCCCCACCAAAGCTCTTGAAGAAGGAAAGATATGCCTGGATAGATGGG caggagcccagctccAATTCCCTGACTGCAGATAATCTGGAGAAGTTTGGGAAGCTGAACCACTCCCTAGTGGTCCCTGAGGATGGGGCCCTGCTCTCCGAGGCCAAGCTTCAAAGCATTATCAGTTTCCTGGATGAGATGGAGAAGTCAGAACAGGAGAGGCCCAGGTCGGCTGCCTCAGCCACTCAGCGAGAG GGTCTGCTCTCCGAAGAGGATCTGGCTCACTTGGAGCAGGCGTCGGCTGTTGCCACAGAGGTCACCAGCTCCATCATGAGGCTGAAGCTGGAAGTGGAGGAGAAGAAGCGAACCgtcagcctgctgcagacagcGCTG GCTCAGCAGAGGGAACTGACTGTCCGGCACATCAAACAGACCGAGAAGGAGCTTGGCCACCAGCTCAAGCTGCAGAGGGAACAGTATGAGGCAGCTATCCAGAGGCATCTGGCCTTCATCGACCAG CTCATTGATGATAAGAAGGTGCTGAGTGAGAAGTGTGAGGCTGTGATAGCTGAGCTGAAACAAGTGGACCAGAAGTATGGCAAGAAGATCACGCAGATGCAGGAGCAGCATGAGCTG gTCTGGCGCACTTTGGGCCCCTTTTGTGAG GAGATTAAGAAACTGAAGGAAGTGATGAGTGCAACTGAGAAAATCAGGCGGGAGAAGTGGATGGATGAGAAAACCAAAAAGATCAAAGAAATCACTGTGAAAG ggctggagccagaaATCCAGAAGCTCATTGccaagcacaagcaggacatcaGGAAGCTGAAGATGCTCCACGAGGCCGAGCTGCTGCAGTCGGATGAGCGAGCAGCGCAGCGCTACGGCCGGCAGGCGGAGGAGCTGCGGGGGCTGCTGGAGCGGGAGAGCGAGGAGCAGAGCCAGCGGCACCGGCAGCG gtgtgagcagcagctggagcaggaggagcaggcgctgcagcagcagcggcgTCGGCTCTATGCCGAGGTGGccgaggagaaggagaggctcAGCCAGCAAGCAGCCAG gcagagagcagaggtaGAGGAGCTGCGGCAGCAGCTTGAGGCAAGCAGCTCGGCTGTCACCAGGGCACTGAAAGAGGAGTACaccaaggagaaggaggagcaggagaggcgGCATCAG GCAGAGGTGAAGGCACTGAAGGAGcggatggagatggagaagcAGGCCTGGGAGGCAAACTACATGAAGAAGGAG caagcctggctgctctcccggGAGCGGGAGCTGCgggaggagctgaggaaggagagagacaaAGAGATCGAGCTGGTGATCGAGCGCCTGGAGGCCGACATGTCCTCTGCCAAGGAGGAGTgtgagagggcagcagagaacaG GATTAAGAGGATCCGAGACAAGTACGAGGTGGAGCTCCAGGAGCTGGAGAGGTCTGAGAGGAAGCTGCAGGAACGCTGCAACGAGCTGAAACGGCgtctggcagagctggaaggggagGGCGTTCATCTGCGGGGCCTGCtgaagcacaaggagcaggaggtggaggagacGCAGAAG GCGAGGGACCAGCTGGCCCAGGAgcggagcagcctggcagaagtgaTCCGTCAGGAATTCACGGACaagctgctggggacagaggaggAGAACAAGCGGCTGAAGGTGGAGATGGCAGAGATGAGAGCCCGGCAGCGCCTGGAGCTGGACAGGgtagtgcaggagaaggatcaaGAGCTGGAGGAAGTTCACAGGAG GGTGAAGAGAGCAGTTGTGAGGAAAGAGGAGAGTGTGAGCAGCCTTCGGAAGCAGTATGAA gtggCCGTGCAGAGAGCTGAGCGCCTGGAAGCCCTCCTGGAGCAACAGcgaaagcagctgctggctaccaAATGA